The region CTCCGCGCGCTTGAGCCACACGCTGCGCGGCGTGCGTCCGCGCGCCCGCATGTCCTCGGAAAACGAGGTCAGCTTGGCGAAATTTTTCTCGATGCGCGTATTGATGAAATTGCCCGAGCCGGGGCGCCGCACCAGCAAGCCCTCGTTGACGAGGCCATCGATGGCCTTGCGCACGGTGATGCGCGAGACGGACAGGTCGCTGGCCAGCTGGCGCTCGGCCGGCAGGGCTTCCTCTGGGCCGAGGATGCGCTTGTCGATCGCTTCGCGCAGCGCGCGCTGCAGTTGCTGGTACAGGGGCAGGCTACTCGTCTGCCCCAGGCCTTGCATGATGTGAGCCAGGGTGGTCATACGCTGAGGGTCTCCGTTACGGCGCGTTGCAGACGCGCTCTGTATCTGTTTTGTGTCGCTGGATAATACCAAAAAAGGCCGTTATAAAACCAATTTGAATTATCAGGCCAGCAATTTATGCCCTGCCTCACAGGTATTTAACCGGCTCATACGGGCTACGGATTGATTTGGATAAAGTGGTCTGTGTGATTCAAGCAACGTTATAAAAAAAAAGTTGCAACTGGTAGTGTTCTGGTATTGGATAGTAGTATATTGGCGTTGAATTGGTTTTGTAAGTGGTTGTGCCGAAGGGTCTGCAGCATGCCGGCGAGAGTGGGCGGGCTGGAAAGAAGACCTACATTAAAAATGAAAAGGTTCCAATCCTGGAGCCTAAATCAAGGGGGAGTACATGAAACGCAATTTGACAGCTAGCGGTGTAACGCGCCTGACGCCTATCGCGGCAGCCGTGGGGTTGATGGTACTGGGTGCGAGTTTTGCCGCCCAGGCGCAGGAAGCAGTGCAGCCGGATTCAAGTGTTGTGGTGGTAACCGGCGTGCGCGCCGCAATGGCCCAGTCGCTCAATCAAAAGCGTAATTCCGACTCCCTGGTCGAAGTCGTCACGGCCGAAGACGTGGGCAAGATGCCGGACAAGAGCGTTGCCGATTCGCTGCAGCGCATCCCTGGCGTGTCCGTCGCCACGGCAGGCGGCTCCGAAGGCGGCTTTGGCGACAATGACCGCGTCAGCCTGAAAGGCACGCCGTCGAACCTGACCTTGACCACCCTGAACGGCCACACCGTGTCGAGCGGCGACTGGTATATCTCGAATATCACGAACGGCGGCCGCAGCGTCAGCTACTCCATGTTCCCGTCCGAGCTGATCGGCCGCGTCACCGTACACAAAAGCTCGCAAGCGGACCTGATCGAAGGCGGCGCCGCCGGCAATGTCAATATCGAAACCCGCAAGCCCTTGAGCTTCAAGAAGAATCTGACCCTGATGGGTTCGATTGAAGGCGCTTACACGGAATCGTCCAAGAAAACCGATGCGCAAGTCAGCGGCTTGATCAACTGGAAGAACGACGCCAACGACCTGGGTATCTTGCTGCAGGTGTTTAACGAAAAACGCACCTTGCGCCGCCAGGGCCAGGAATTCCTGTGGTGGGAAAAGCTTGACGACACGAATGCGAAAGCCTGGATTGCCGCCAATCCTTCAATCGCAGGCAAGTCTTTGTCATTCCTGACCGGTTCATCGCTGTTTGAGCAGAAGCGCCAGCGCAAGGGCGGCTCGCTGGACATCGAATACAAGGTATCGAACGACCTGAGCTTCAACGTCAACGGCTTCTACACCCGCCTCGATGCGGACAACGTCAATACCAACTTCATGCTGGCGCCGTATCAAGTCCTGTCGAATAACTGGAGCAACGTGGGTGGCGCCATCCCGTCGTCGTACACGCTCAAGGGCAACACGATTACGTCGATCGCCTTCCCGTCGAAGTGCCCGGTCGCCGATTGCTCGGAAATGGGCGCCTCGGTGCAGGACATCATTGCCCGTCCAGGTTCCTACAGCGATTCGAAATTTGTCGACTTTAACTTCAAGTACCGCGCCAACGCCAACCTGAAGTTTACTGGCCAGGTCGGTACCACGCGCGGCACAGGCCACGCCCGCGACTACGCGTATGAAGGCTGGCTGGCCTATTCGGGCAGCAGTCTGACCATGCATGGCACCGATGCGCCGGCCAATGTCGTCATCGACAATGCCGCGACCTTGAATCCGCGCACCGGCGCCCCGTTCTTCACCGGTTGGGCAACGGACACCACCACGCGTGACAAGGAAAACTATGGCCAGGTCGATGGTGCCTACAGCACCGTATGGGATGCCGTGCCGACCATCCGTTTTGGTCTGCGTACCGCCAAGCATGACCGTTCCCTGACCGCGCTCGAAGGCACCTATGGAGCGGGCGCCGGTCTGCTGGAAAATGTGCCGAAAGGCTTGACGCGTTTCCCGACCAGTCCCCTGGCCAACGTGCTGCAGAATCCCTGGACCTTCAGCGGTTCCTCGATGAAGGAGTGGGGCGACAAGTACGTGACGTACGACAGGCATGCTTACCAGGGCGAATTCCAGATGACGGAAAAGGCCAATGCCGCCTACGTCATGGGTGACCTGAACTTTGCCGACGTGCAAGGTAACTTCGGTGTGCGTTATGTCAAGACCGAGATCGACGTGGCCAATGCATCGCCGAACACCGTGTGGAAACCAACCCTCACCTCGAATACCTACAATAACTTCCTGCCGAGCGTGAACTTGCGCACGGACCTGGCGAAGAATGTCGTGTTGCGCGGCGCGGCCAGCCGCACCATGGCGCGTCCTGACTTTGGCGCACTGGGTGCCTTGAGCCTGAACGACTTGACGATGTCCGGTTCCGGCGGCAATCCGAACCTGAAGCCGATCATGTCGAACAACGTCGATGCGGGCGTGGAATGGTACTTCATGCCGAAGTCGCTGATCGCCGTGAACCTGTATCAGATGAAACTGGGTTCGTATGTCACCTACGGCTCGTCGGTGGCGCAGTACTACAACACGACTCTGGGTCGCGTAACCAACTACAACATGAGCGCCGCCGTCAATACCAAGGCGCGCGTGCGTGGCGTGGAACTGCAGTACACCCAGGACCTGAGCAATGGTTTCGGCTTCAGCGCCAACTACACCTATGCTGACGGCAAGGAAACGCAAGCGGCGCCAAAATCGGCGTGCGCCGATGAAGGCAACTGCGATATGGTCGGCACGTCGAAGAACTCGTACAACCTGTCGGGCTTCTTTGAAAATGCCAAATGGAGCGCGCGCCTGAACTACAGCTTCCGTTCCGCCTTCCTGAACGGCCTGGATCGCAAGAGCGCCATTTACCAGGATGACGTCGCCACCGTTTCGGCTTCCGTCAACTACAACATCAACGAGTTCCTGACCCTGTCGCTGGAAGGCAAGGACTTGAACAATCCGCTGTTGAAATCGTATGCCTCGACCAAAGACCAGCCGCGCGCGTTCTACAAGAATGGCCGCCAGGTATTCTTCGGCCTGCGTGGCAAGATGTAAGACGTTTTACTTGGTTAATGCCTCCCGGCGGACACCCGGGATGGCATGACAATGGCGGAGCGCAGCTGGCTCCGCCATTTTTTTATTGCAAGATGGATTTTTTATAGGGTGGGATACCTCCGATGACATTACACGCAATGCTGGCTTGCTTCGCCTGCGCACTGCCACTGGCCGCCGCCTCCGCCAGTCCTTCCGCTCCTGCCGCGCCGGCTTTCGCGCCGGAAGTGGTGGCGTATTATCCCGGCTGGAAATCGGCCGATTTTCCCGTTAACGAGCACAATATTCGCGCTGGCAATGTCAGCCTGATCCAGTACGCGTTCGCCGACATCTGCTGGGATGGCGAACATGGCAATCCCGCACCGGAGGGCGGCGGCGTGAGCGCCTGCCTGGATGCGCAGGGCCAGCCGTCCCGGCCGGCCAATGGCAGCATCGTCCTGCCGGCGCCGCAAGCTGATGCCGACAACTTGCGCAAGCTCAATGCGCTCAAGCAAAGTCATTCGCGGTTGCGCGTCCTGCTGTCGGTGGGCGGCTGGATCTGGTCGAACCGCTTTTCGGACGTGGCCGCCACGCCGGCCGCACGCCAGGCGTTCATCGCCTCCGCGCTGGAACTGGTACGCCGGCATGGCCTCGATGGCGTCGATATCGACTGGGAACATCCGGCCACGGGGGGGATTCCCTGTATCGAAGGCAAGCTCTGCCATCGCGCCGACGACAAGGAAAACTATGTGCGCCTCGCGAGCGAACTGCGCAGCGCCTTCGAGCAGGCCGGCAAGCAGGATGCCGGCCGCCATTACCTGATCACCATCGCCGCCGGCGCGCATGCCAGCCTGAGCGACGACAGCGACGCTTCGCCCGGCTGGATCGTCCGCCTGGCGGCGCAGCTGGACTGGATCAACCTGATGACGTATGACTACCGCGGCGTGTGGGATGCCGAGAGTGGCCAGCTGGCGCCCCTGCATGCCGACCCCGCCGACCCGCAGCGCGACAAGCAGCTGTATGCGGACGCCACCGTGACGCGCTTCCTGCGCGCCGGCGTGCCTGCCGCCAAGCTGGTGCTGGGCGTGCCCTTTTATGGCTATGGCTGGAAGCAGTGCGCCGCCGGTCCTCGCGGCGATGGCTTGTACCAACCTTGCGAGGGCGCCGCCAGCGGCAACGACGCTACGCCGACATTTACTTACCGGTATCTGCAGGAGCAAGGCTACCTGGCCGAGGGCGAGGGCGCGCGGGGCTTCCAGCGCCATTGGAATGCCGCGTCGCAAGTACCGTATCTGTACAACCGCGACAGCGGCGTGTTCATCAGCTATGAAGATGCGCAATCTGTGGCGCATAAAGTGCGCTATATCCGTGACAAGGGCTTGCGTGGCGGCATGTTCTGGGAATTGAGCGGCGATGCGCAGCATGTGCTGGGTACGGCCATGGCGCCCATCCTGAAGGGGGCGCAGCCATGAACCAGCGCTACCTCGCCCTCGACGTCCTGCGCGGCCTGACCGTCGCACTGATGATCGTCGTCAATACGCCGGGCGACTGGGGCAGCGTGTATGCGCCGTTCCTGCATGCCGAATGGCATGGTTTTACCCTCACGGACCTGGTCTTCCCCAGCTTTTTGTTTGTCGTCGGCAATGCGCTGGCGTTTGCGTTGGGGAAATATGAACATCTGGGCCATGGCGCCGTGCTGGCCAGGCTGTGCAAGCGCAGCGCGCTGATTTTTTTACTGGGCTTCCTGCTGTACTGGTTCCCTTTCTTCAAGCTCGACGATGCGGGCCAGTTCGCCTGGTCGCCGCTGTCGCACACGCGCATCCCCGGCGTGCTGCAGCGCATCGCCGTGTGCTACCTGGCCGCCGCCCTGATCCTGCATTACTGGAAGACGCGCGGCGCGCTGGTGTTCAGCGCCTGCGCCTTGCTCGGTTACTGGGCCATCCTGGCGACCTGGGGCGATTACAGCTTGCACGGCAACGCGCCCGCCAAGCTGGACCTGATCTTGCTGGGCGACAGCCATCTGTACCATGGCGAAGGCATCGCCTTCGATCCGGAAGGCATCCTCGGCAGTTTGCCTGCTATCGTCAATGTGATTGCCGGCTATCTGGCGGGCAGTTTCCTGCGCCAGACGGCGCCGGCGCAGCTGCGTTCGAGCCTGTATCAGCTGGCCGTGGCTGGCGTCATCTGCGTGGCCGTGGCCCTGTGCTGGAATGAAGTGTTTCCGATCAACAAGAAGCTGTGGACCAGCTCTTACGTGATGCTGGGTATTGGCCTGGACTTGCTGCTGCTGGCGCTGCTGATGTACATCATTGACGTACGTCAAATGACTGGCTGGACGTATTTCTTTGAAGTCTTCGGCAAGAACACGCTCTTCATTTACCTGGTGTCGGAAGTGCTGGTGATCATCGCGTTTACCGTGCGCATCGGCGGCGGCAATCTGTACCAGTGGCTGTACACGCACTGGTTTACGGGCTGGGCACCGGCGCGCGTGGGGTCCATGCTGTTTGCCGTCAGCTTCATGCTGCTGTGCTGGCTGATTGCCTACGGCATGGACAAGCGCAAGATCTACATCAAAGTCTAGAACTTCAGCTTCAGGCCGTAACGCGTGGCCAGGGCGGTGAAGAGCAACATCAGGGCGGTGACGGCGGCGGCATTCCACAGGCCGGCCGCGCCGCCCGTTTCAAGATACGGCCACCAGAAGTGCGGCAGGTGCAGCACGGCCGCCAGTTGCTGCCACAGGTCGGGCACGATGTAGGCGAACAGGGCATTTGTTCCGGCAGGCAACAGCACCACCGCCCAGGCGCGCCAGCGCCACACGTCGATGACGACATAAAACACGAGGAACAGGGCCAGGATGATGGCGCTGCACACGAGCGTGTAGGATTCCGTTGCCGCGATCTTGTTGATGTGGTGATACGGGCGCAGCAGCATGCCCGCCGCCAGCAGGCCCAGCGCGAACCACGCCATGAAACGTATCCTCTGGGCATGGCTCAGGGCGGCGCCGCGCAGGAACAGCTGGCCCACCAGGGTGCCGGCCAGCACATTGGCCGCCGTCGAACCGAGCACTTGCGGCACGTTGACAAACCCGTTGATACCCGCCGGCAGGAAATCCAGGCTGCCCGCCGTGCCGCCCATGTACAGCGTGATCAGCAGGGCAAACACGCCCATCAGCGCCGTACCGTTGCCCTGGCACGCCAGGTACAGCAAGCTGCACAGCAGATACGCCCAGCCGATCATGCCGAGGATGCCCCACCATGACGGTTGCAGCCAGGTGCTGGAAAATTCCGCATTCAATCCGCCGCGGAACGTCGCCAGCAGGAACAGCATCAGGATGCTGCCTGCGGCCAGTTCCAGCTTGCCCGCGCCCTGGCGCCACAGCAGGATCATGGCCATATAAAACAACAGGACATAGACGGCGTGCGGCAGCAGCGCCGCCTGCGCATCGTAGCGGTAGGCATTCGCCAGCACCACGCCGGCCAGCATCAGGCTGGCGGAGCGCCACAGCAGGCGCCCCAGCAAGGCTGGCGTGACGTGGCCGCAATGGCGCTGCAAGGCCAGCGGAATGGCCATGCCGACCATGAACAGGAAGCCGGGAAAGACCAGGTCGGGCACGGTGATGCCGTCCGCGCGCGGCCCCGCATGTTCGAGCCACCAGGCAATGCCGGGCATGCCGGCCAGGTAGTTGACCCAGATCATGGTGACGATCACGAAGCCGCGAAAGGCGTCCAGGCTGGTCAATCGTTCGGCGGCGGTGGCAGTGGCGACAGTGGCTGGCGGCATGGAAGGAGGAAAAAAGGTCGAAAAAAAAGCAGCCCCGGCCTGAGCCGGGAACCGCCTTGCGTGTGCTGCCGGGAGCGGGAATTACTGCGCCGCTGCTGCCGCTGCTGCCGGTGCCGCTGCCGTGGCAGGACGGTTCAGCCACAGGATCCAGTAGCGGGCCAGATCGCCCACGCCGTCGCCGCCCTTGACCGTTTCCAGCACCTTGATGGCGTCGTCTTTCTTGCCGGCCATGGCGTAGGAATAGCCGAGGCGCAGCTTGGCGTCTTCAACGCGCTTCAGGCCGCCCTTGGCGATGCCTTTCTGGATCAGGTCGATACCTTTGTCGAACTGGTCCATCGTCACGAAGGCGTAGCCCAGGTTGATCAAGCCCGTGCCATCCTTGCTCTTCATGGCCGAGGCTTCGCCGCTGGCGATGTTTTTCGCATCGTCGGCGGCAGCCTTGCTGGCCTGGTCGCGCAGTTTCTTGTGCTTGGCGGCATTCGCGCCCGTGCCCAGCACGCCTTTGGCAAAGCCGGCGTCGAGGACTTTTTTCGCCTCCGTCGGGAAGGCGTTCTGCAAGGCGATTTCAGCCATGTCGCTGTAGTCCTGTGGCGGCATGGTGCCGACGGCCTGGAATTGCAGGCGCAGCACGTCCAGCGCGAAGCGGTCGGAATAGCCGGCCTTGCCTTGCAGGCGGCCCAGCAGGTCGCTCCAGTAGTCATCCGACGGGTAGTAGCGCACCAGGTTTTCCATGGCGATCAGGTAGGTGGCTGGATCCTTGCTTTTCGAACCCGTGTTGGCCAGCAACTGCAGTTCTTCGATGCTTGGCGTCTTGCCCGCTTGCTGCTTGGCCGTCACGTCGGCCATCAGTTCCTGCTTGGCGCGCGCGAAATCGTTGCTGAAGTAATAGGCGCGGATGATGTAGGGACGCACGGTGGCCACGTCTCCCGTTGCCGTCTGGTAACGGGTGAACCATTTGATGGCGTTCGGGTAATCCTTGGCGTTGTAGTGGTAGTTCGCTAGTGCCTGGATGAAGTCGCCTTCCGATTTCTTGTCCAGCTTGCCCGATTCGATCACCGCTTCCAGCGCCGTCATGGCCATCGGTGCATTGTTGGTGGTCGAGGCCAGCGCCACGCGCAGGCGGTTCAGCACGAACGTTTCATACGGCGTCAGGGCCGGAATGGCGGCAGCCTGGTCGATGCGGCTTTGCACGTCGGCGTAGTTCTTGGCATCCATCGATGCCTTCACGACGGTCGGATCGAGCAGCTTGAACACTTCAGGGCGCACGGAGTCGGCCGGAGCGGCAGCGGCGGCGGCTGGCTTGGCATCCTGCGCATGCGACAGGGATGGCAGGACATTGAGGCCGATGGCGGCCAGGAGCAGACTAAGACGGGCAAGACGGAATTGGGACATGGGTTATCCTTCAATCAATAACAAAAATACGCACCTGCACTGGCAGCCGCAACATCGGGTAGTGGCTTTGCCAGAGGGGCAAGGAAGCTCGAAAAAACATCATTCTGCCAGTCTGTGTGCACAAGTCAAACAGAAGCGGCATGATACAAAACGGCTATTGTCACATAAACGGCTGAGCGGGTGCGGCAAACGTGCGCGCCAGGGCTTGCCCTTTTGCATCGAACAGCAGGCAGCGCTGCGGCGGCAGATGCAGGCGCATGGCGTCGCCCGCCTGGCGCATGCCTTCCTCGGCCGGCAGCTTAACGGCCAGCATTTCGGCCAGCATCTCGTTCACGCCCGGCATGCTGGCGTACACGATGGCCACGTCGCCCAGGTATTCGACATGGCTGACGGCCGCGTCGACCACGTTGTCGCCTGCATCGTTCGCGTGCCGCAGGCTGACATGCTCGGCGCGTATGCCCAGGGTCAGCTGGTCGCCCGGCGCCACGCTCCCGCCCTGCGCTTCGACGTCGATGACGGCGCCGCCGGGCAGGCGCACGGCCACCGAGCCGGGGCTGCTGGCGACGGCCTCGCAAGCGACGAAGTTCATCTTCGGCGCGCCGAGGAAGCCGGCCACGAACAGGTTGCCGGGATTGTTGTACAACTCGTGCGGACTGCCCACTTGCTCGATGCGCCCGCCGTTGAAGACGACGATGCGCTCGCCCAGGGTCATCGCCTCGACCTGGTCGTGCGTGACGTAGATCATGGTGGTTTTCAGTTCCTGGTGCAGGCGCGAAATTTCCACGCGCATCTGCACGCGCAACGATGCATCGAGGTTCGACAGCGGCTCGTCGAACAGGAAGACCTTGGGCTTGCGCACGATGGCGCGGCCGATGGCCACGCGCTGGCGCTGGCCGCCCGACAGATCCTTCGGCTTGCGTTTCAACAGTGGCGTGATCTGCAGGATCTCGGCCGCGCGTTCGACGGCGGCGCGCACCTCGGCCTTCTTGTGCCCGGCCAGACTCAGGGCGAAGGCCATGTTCTCGTACACCGTCATGTGCGGGTACAGGGCGTAGCTCTGGAAAACCATGGCCAGGCCCCGTTCGGCCGGCGCGACGTCGTTGGCCAGCTGGCCGCCGATATGCAGCTCGCCATCCGTGATGTCTTCCAGCCCGGCGATCATGCGCAGCAGGGTCGATTTGCCGCAACCGGACGGCCCCACGAAGACGACGAATTCGCCGTCGCGGATATCGAGGTCGATGCCGTGGATGACCGGGTGCTTGTCGTCGTACAGCTTGACGATGTTCTTTAATGCGATGTGTGCCATGGACTGTGCGATTCCTAGCTTGCGCTGGCCGGCGCGGAGGCTGCGCCGGCGTCAGATGGGTCGGAGGACTCCTTCGGGCCGATGCGCATGAAGCGCGACAGGATCAATACGGGCACGGCCGACACCAGCACCCACAGGAAGAAAGTCTTGTAGCCGAGCGCCGTCTGGATGTCGCCGCTGATCATCTTGAACAGAACGGAACCGAGCTGCATCACGCCGGTGGCAAACGCATAGTGGGCCGTCTGGTACTTGCCGACGGAGACCACCTGCATCATGAACAGGATCAGGCCGACGAAGCCGAAGCCATAGCCGAACATCTCCACGCTGAGCGCGGCCGTGATCAGGGTCAGATCGGTCGGCATGCTGTGGCTCAGGTAATAGAACACCAGGTTCGGCAAGTTCATGGCCAGGATCAGGAAGAACATGGCACGCTTGAGGCC is a window of Janthinobacterium rivuli DNA encoding:
- a CDS encoding TonB-dependent receptor, which encodes MKRNLTASGVTRLTPIAAAVGLMVLGASFAAQAQEAVQPDSSVVVVTGVRAAMAQSLNQKRNSDSLVEVVTAEDVGKMPDKSVADSLQRIPGVSVATAGGSEGGFGDNDRVSLKGTPSNLTLTTLNGHTVSSGDWYISNITNGGRSVSYSMFPSELIGRVTVHKSSQADLIEGGAAGNVNIETRKPLSFKKNLTLMGSIEGAYTESSKKTDAQVSGLINWKNDANDLGILLQVFNEKRTLRRQGQEFLWWEKLDDTNAKAWIAANPSIAGKSLSFLTGSSLFEQKRQRKGGSLDIEYKVSNDLSFNVNGFYTRLDADNVNTNFMLAPYQVLSNNWSNVGGAIPSSYTLKGNTITSIAFPSKCPVADCSEMGASVQDIIARPGSYSDSKFVDFNFKYRANANLKFTGQVGTTRGTGHARDYAYEGWLAYSGSSLTMHGTDAPANVVIDNAATLNPRTGAPFFTGWATDTTTRDKENYGQVDGAYSTVWDAVPTIRFGLRTAKHDRSLTALEGTYGAGAGLLENVPKGLTRFPTSPLANVLQNPWTFSGSSMKEWGDKYVTYDRHAYQGEFQMTEKANAAYVMGDLNFADVQGNFGVRYVKTEIDVANASPNTVWKPTLTSNTYNNFLPSVNLRTDLAKNVVLRGAASRTMARPDFGALGALSLNDLTMSGSGGNPNLKPIMSNNVDAGVEWYFMPKSLIAVNLYQMKLGSYVTYGSSVAQYYNTTLGRVTNYNMSAAVNTKARVRGVELQYTQDLSNGFGFSANYTYADGKETQAAPKSACADEGNCDMVGTSKNSYNLSGFFENAKWSARLNYSFRSAFLNGLDRKSAIYQDDVATVSASVNYNINEFLTLSLEGKDLNNPLLKSYASTKDQPRAFYKNGRQVFFGLRGKM
- a CDS encoding acyltransferase family protein, whose product is MNQRYLALDVLRGLTVALMIVVNTPGDWGSVYAPFLHAEWHGFTLTDLVFPSFLFVVGNALAFALGKYEHLGHGAVLARLCKRSALIFLLGFLLYWFPFFKLDDAGQFAWSPLSHTRIPGVLQRIAVCYLAAALILHYWKTRGALVFSACALLGYWAILATWGDYSLHGNAPAKLDLILLGDSHLYHGEGIAFDPEGILGSLPAIVNVIAGYLAGSFLRQTAPAQLRSSLYQLAVAGVICVAVALCWNEVFPINKKLWTSSYVMLGIGLDLLLLALLMYIIDVRQMTGWTYFFEVFGKNTLFIYLVSEVLVIIAFTVRIGGGNLYQWLYTHWFTGWAPARVGSMLFAVSFMLLCWLIAYGMDKRKIYIKV
- a CDS encoding ABC transporter ATP-binding protein; translation: MAHIALKNIVKLYDDKHPVIHGIDLDIRDGEFVVFVGPSGCGKSTLLRMIAGLEDITDGELHIGGQLANDVAPAERGLAMVFQSYALYPHMTVYENMAFALSLAGHKKAEVRAAVERAAEILQITPLLKRKPKDLSGGQRQRVAIGRAIVRKPKVFLFDEPLSNLDASLRVQMRVEISRLHQELKTTMIYVTHDQVEAMTLGERIVVFNGGRIEQVGSPHELYNNPGNLFVAGFLGAPKMNFVACEAVASSPGSVAVRLPGGAVIDVEAQGGSVAPGDQLTLGIRAEHVSLRHANDAGDNVVDAAVSHVEYLGDVAIVYASMPGVNEMLAEMLAVKLPAEEGMRQAGDAMRLHLPPQRCLLFDAKGQALARTFAAPAQPFM
- a CDS encoding DUF5009 domain-containing protein; this translates as MPPATVATATAAERLTSLDAFRGFVIVTMIWVNYLAGMPGIAWWLEHAGPRADGITVPDLVFPGFLFMVGMAIPLALQRHCGHVTPALLGRLLWRSASLMLAGVVLANAYRYDAQAALLPHAVYVLLFYMAMILLWRQGAGKLELAAGSILMLFLLATFRGGLNAEFSSTWLQPSWWGILGMIGWAYLLCSLLYLACQGNGTALMGVFALLITLYMGGTAGSLDFLPAGINGFVNVPQVLGSTAANVLAGTLVGQLFLRGAALSHAQRIRFMAWFALGLLAAGMLLRPYHHINKIAATESYTLVCSAIILALFLVFYVVIDVWRWRAWAVVLLPAGTNALFAYIVPDLWQQLAAVLHLPHFWWPYLETGGAAGLWNAAAVTALMLLFTALATRYGLKLKF
- a CDS encoding glycoside hydrolase family 18 protein, encoding MTLHAMLACFACALPLAAASASPSAPAAPAFAPEVVAYYPGWKSADFPVNEHNIRAGNVSLIQYAFADICWDGEHGNPAPEGGGVSACLDAQGQPSRPANGSIVLPAPQADADNLRKLNALKQSHSRLRVLLSVGGWIWSNRFSDVAATPAARQAFIASALELVRRHGLDGVDIDWEHPATGGIPCIEGKLCHRADDKENYVRLASELRSAFEQAGKQDAGRHYLITIAAGAHASLSDDSDASPGWIVRLAAQLDWINLMTYDYRGVWDAESGQLAPLHADPADPQRDKQLYADATVTRFLRAGVPAAKLVLGVPFYGYGWKQCAAGPRGDGLYQPCEGAASGNDATPTFTYRYLQEQGYLAEGEGARGFQRHWNAASQVPYLYNRDSGVFISYEDAQSVAHKVRYIRDKGLRGGMFWELSGDAQHVLGTAMAPILKGAQP
- a CDS encoding tetratricopeptide repeat protein codes for the protein MSQFRLARLSLLLAAIGLNVLPSLSHAQDAKPAAAAAAPADSVRPEVFKLLDPTVVKASMDAKNYADVQSRIDQAAAIPALTPYETFVLNRLRVALASTTNNAPMAMTALEAVIESGKLDKKSEGDFIQALANYHYNAKDYPNAIKWFTRYQTATGDVATVRPYIIRAYYFSNDFARAKQELMADVTAKQQAGKTPSIEELQLLANTGSKSKDPATYLIAMENLVRYYPSDDYWSDLLGRLQGKAGYSDRFALDVLRLQFQAVGTMPPQDYSDMAEIALQNAFPTEAKKVLDAGFAKGVLGTGANAAKHKKLRDQASKAAADDAKNIASGEASAMKSKDGTGLINLGYAFVTMDQFDKGIDLIQKGIAKGGLKRVEDAKLRLGYSYAMAGKKDDAIKVLETVKGGDGVGDLARYWILWLNRPATAAAPAAAAAAAQ